The following proteins are co-located in the Apium graveolens cultivar Ventura chromosome 5, ASM990537v1, whole genome shotgun sequence genome:
- the LOC141660887 gene encoding uncharacterized protein LOC141660887 isoform X2 → MGSFGGEDTITKKGAMWLYPKIMGFNPPERWGHSSCYSNGFIYVYGGCCGGLHFSDVLVLNLDTMAWNNLVTSGKSPGPRDSHSAVLVEHRMIVFGGSNGMKKVNSIHILDLRTTEWSQPICQDLKAMLWTSPEVKGDIPVPRDSHSSVAVGSKLFVYGGDCGDRYQGDVHVLDIDTMTWARLGVQGPSPGIRAGHATVSFGTKVYVIGGVGNKHYYNDVWVLDICSCSWNQLEICGQQPQGRFSHTAVVTDTDIAIYGGCGENERPLNELLILQLGAEHPNGHHNISICKFYGRQCNEEKKMLMEDAQNKQKTTLLGTNLNIIRNQARGTESDSKLSFRSSADILHPKRRKTINSRICEIESEPEEHSLSLSQHSSPSQSDQDQNHVNRATSSIKATQLFPFIKNQSPVSSINPSNNVPGNQQNARPMIHKAPQDFLVLGERINNPNPLSCHRVVRKGRSEAPHVAVEENLLEAAHFQNVIGADVQGKVDGAFDSGYLMTATVNGRVFRGVLFAQGPEVISRGIATHNQQGLSLPPRQMIRQTNSPMSHISTLFPKHSLQPVSLHSPEPVQNLRHTHMNRPSPVVPSKVNREMNVRNELQGVVLTLGGPGSIGSS, encoded by the exons ATGGGTTCTTTTGGAGGTGAAGACACAATTACAAAGAAGGGTGCAATGTGGCTCTATCCAAAGATCATGGGCTTTAATCCCCCTGAGAGATGGGGTCACTCTTCTTGCTACTCTAATGGATTTATCTATGTATATGGG GGATGCTGTGGAGGTTTGCATTTCAGCGATGTGCTTGTGCTGAATCTTGATACAATGGCGTGGAACAATCTTGTGACCTCAGGAAAGAGTCCTGGGCCGAGAGACAGCCATAGTGCGGTTCTTGTTGAGCACAGGATGATTGTATTTGGGGGCTCCAATGGCATGAAAAAAGTGAACAGCATTCATATATTGGACCTTAGGACTACAGAATGGTCACAGCCCATCTGTCAAG ATCTTAAAGCTATGCTCTGGACTTCACCTGAAGTAAAGGGAGATATTCCTGTCCCAAGGGACAGTCATAGTTCTGTGGCAGTAGGAAGTAAGCTTTTTGTGTATGGTGGCGATTGTGGTGATCGGTACCAAGGTGATGTACATGTGCTTGACATTGATACGATGACTTGGGCTAGG TTGGGTGTTCAAGGACCTTCGCCTGGTATTCGAGCAGGTCATGCCACTGTCAGTTTTGGAACAAAG GTATATGTAATTGGCGGTGTTGGCAACAAGCATTATTATAATGATGTATGGGTACTTGATATATGTTCCTGTTCGTGGAATCAGCTCGAAATATGTGGCCAGCAACCGCAAGGGAGGTTTTCTCATACAGCTGTTGTCACAGATACAGACATAGCAATATATGGAGG ATGTGGAGAGAATGAGCGTCCTTTGAATGAGCTTCTCATCTTACAACTTGGAGCTGAACATCCAAATGGCCATCATAACATTTCTATATGCAAATTTTATGGAAGACAATGtaatgaagaaaaaaaaatgttgATGGAAGATGCACAGAATAAGCAG AAAACAACGCTTTTGGGTACTAATCTAAATATTATAAGAAATCAAGCCAGGGGAACAGAATCAGATTCGAAGCTCTCATTTCGATCAAGTGCAG atattttgcatCCTAAGCGAAGGAAAACGATCAATTCAAGGATATGTGAGATAGAATCAGAGCCAGAGGAGCATTCACTTTCTCTCTCCCAGCATTCATCTCCGTCACAATCTGATCAAGATCAAAATCATGTTAACAGAGCAACCAGTTCAATTAAAGCGACTCAATTATTTCCTTTTATCAAGAACCAAAGTCCAGTTTCGAGCATTAATCCATCTAATAATGTGCCTGGTAACCAACAAAATGCAAGACCTATGATTCACAAAGCTCCACAAGATTTTCTTGTATTGGGAGAACGTATAAATAATCCAAATCCCCTATCATGTCATCGTGTTGTTCGTAAAGGTAGAAGTGAAGCACCTCATGTAGCTGTAGAAGAAAACTTGTTGGAGGCTGCTCATTTTCAAAATGTG ATTGGAGCTGATGTTCAAGGCAAAGTCGATGGAGCTTTTGACTCGGGCTATTTGATGACTGCAACGGTGAATGGAAGAGTATTTCGAGGGGTCTTGTTTGCTCAG GGACCTGAAGTTATCTCAAGAGGCATTGCTACACATAATCAACAAGGTTTATCTCTGCCGCCAAGACAGATGATCCGACAAACAAACTCACCCATGAGTCACATAAGCACTTTATTTCCGAAGCATTCCCTGCAGCCAGTGTCACTACATTCGCCAGAACCAGTTCAAAACTTACGACACACACACATGAACAGACCATCTCCGGTGGTCCCGAGCAAAGTAAACAGAGAAATGAACGTCCGGAATGAACTCCAAGGTGTGGTTCTTACGCTGGGTGGTCCAGGAAGTATTGGTAGCTCTTAG
- the LOC141660887 gene encoding uncharacterized protein LOC141660887 isoform X1, protein MGSFGGEDTITKKGAMWLYPKIMGFNPPERWGHSSCYSNGFIYVYGGCCGGLHFSDVLVLNLDTMAWNNLVTSGKSPGPRDSHSAVLVEHRMIVFGGSNGMKKVNSIHILDLRTTEWSQPICQGAAPCPRESHTATLVGENKLVIFGGSGGGGANYLNDLHVLDLKAMLWTSPEVKGDIPVPRDSHSSVAVGSKLFVYGGDCGDRYQGDVHVLDIDTMTWARLGVQGPSPGIRAGHATVSFGTKVYVIGGVGNKHYYNDVWVLDICSCSWNQLEICGQQPQGRFSHTAVVTDTDIAIYGGCGENERPLNELLILQLGAEHPNGHHNISICKFYGRQCNEEKKMLMEDAQNKQKTTLLGTNLNIIRNQARGTESDSKLSFRSSADILHPKRRKTINSRICEIESEPEEHSLSLSQHSSPSQSDQDQNHVNRATSSIKATQLFPFIKNQSPVSSINPSNNVPGNQQNARPMIHKAPQDFLVLGERINNPNPLSCHRVVRKGRSEAPHVAVEENLLEAAHFQNVIGADVQGKVDGAFDSGYLMTATVNGRVFRGVLFAQGPEVISRGIATHNQQGLSLPPRQMIRQTNSPMSHISTLFPKHSLQPVSLHSPEPVQNLRHTHMNRPSPVVPSKVNREMNVRNELQGVVLTLGGPGSIGSS, encoded by the exons ATGGGTTCTTTTGGAGGTGAAGACACAATTACAAAGAAGGGTGCAATGTGGCTCTATCCAAAGATCATGGGCTTTAATCCCCCTGAGAGATGGGGTCACTCTTCTTGCTACTCTAATGGATTTATCTATGTATATGGG GGATGCTGTGGAGGTTTGCATTTCAGCGATGTGCTTGTGCTGAATCTTGATACAATGGCGTGGAACAATCTTGTGACCTCAGGAAAGAGTCCTGGGCCGAGAGACAGCCATAGTGCGGTTCTTGTTGAGCACAGGATGATTGTATTTGGGGGCTCCAATGGCATGAAAAAAGTGAACAGCATTCATATATTGGACCTTAGGACTACAGAATGGTCACAGCCCATCTGTCAAGGTGCGGCTCCTTGCCCTCGTGAAAGTCACACTGCTACCCTTGTTGGTGAAAATAAATTAGTCATATTTGGTGGAAGTGGAGGAGGTGGTGCAAATTATCTGAATGATTTGCATGTTTTAGATCTTAAAGCTATGCTCTGGACTTCACCTGAAGTAAAGGGAGATATTCCTGTCCCAAGGGACAGTCATAGTTCTGTGGCAGTAGGAAGTAAGCTTTTTGTGTATGGTGGCGATTGTGGTGATCGGTACCAAGGTGATGTACATGTGCTTGACATTGATACGATGACTTGGGCTAGG TTGGGTGTTCAAGGACCTTCGCCTGGTATTCGAGCAGGTCATGCCACTGTCAGTTTTGGAACAAAG GTATATGTAATTGGCGGTGTTGGCAACAAGCATTATTATAATGATGTATGGGTACTTGATATATGTTCCTGTTCGTGGAATCAGCTCGAAATATGTGGCCAGCAACCGCAAGGGAGGTTTTCTCATACAGCTGTTGTCACAGATACAGACATAGCAATATATGGAGG ATGTGGAGAGAATGAGCGTCCTTTGAATGAGCTTCTCATCTTACAACTTGGAGCTGAACATCCAAATGGCCATCATAACATTTCTATATGCAAATTTTATGGAAGACAATGtaatgaagaaaaaaaaatgttgATGGAAGATGCACAGAATAAGCAG AAAACAACGCTTTTGGGTACTAATCTAAATATTATAAGAAATCAAGCCAGGGGAACAGAATCAGATTCGAAGCTCTCATTTCGATCAAGTGCAG atattttgcatCCTAAGCGAAGGAAAACGATCAATTCAAGGATATGTGAGATAGAATCAGAGCCAGAGGAGCATTCACTTTCTCTCTCCCAGCATTCATCTCCGTCACAATCTGATCAAGATCAAAATCATGTTAACAGAGCAACCAGTTCAATTAAAGCGACTCAATTATTTCCTTTTATCAAGAACCAAAGTCCAGTTTCGAGCATTAATCCATCTAATAATGTGCCTGGTAACCAACAAAATGCAAGACCTATGATTCACAAAGCTCCACAAGATTTTCTTGTATTGGGAGAACGTATAAATAATCCAAATCCCCTATCATGTCATCGTGTTGTTCGTAAAGGTAGAAGTGAAGCACCTCATGTAGCTGTAGAAGAAAACTTGTTGGAGGCTGCTCATTTTCAAAATGTG ATTGGAGCTGATGTTCAAGGCAAAGTCGATGGAGCTTTTGACTCGGGCTATTTGATGACTGCAACGGTGAATGGAAGAGTATTTCGAGGGGTCTTGTTTGCTCAG GGACCTGAAGTTATCTCAAGAGGCATTGCTACACATAATCAACAAGGTTTATCTCTGCCGCCAAGACAGATGATCCGACAAACAAACTCACCCATGAGTCACATAAGCACTTTATTTCCGAAGCATTCCCTGCAGCCAGTGTCACTACATTCGCCAGAACCAGTTCAAAACTTACGACACACACACATGAACAGACCATCTCCGGTGGTCCCGAGCAAAGTAAACAGAGAAATGAACGTCCGGAATGAACTCCAAGGTGTGGTTCTTACGCTGGGTGGTCCAGGAAGTATTGGTAGCTCTTAG